From a region of the Deltaproteobacteria bacterium genome:
- a CDS encoding FG-GAP repeat protein encodes MAMPRDRFAKHVLSGCVFILLVACSEPENMQDTVIFLESVDDSQTISNEAKPHNAFQSPVGIDDVSASIFSDWFLYGEQAYAQLGHSVSLSGDFNGDGYSDLLVGAYEYDAGLENEGVAIAFYGSEFGPSLVSDWSAEGNQAGARLGVVVDGGCDYNGDGYDDALVGAYRYDNGQSDEGRALIYFGSADGLEFSAGWTFESNLSPARAGSTVACARDVNGDGYDDALVGAEQFTNGSANEGRAFLFLGGPSGPSTTADWTFEPNQNQVNLGSRFSLSTAGDVNGDGYDDIILGGKNYDNGQSDEGRAWLFYGSASGPAVTPDWTFENNQANSHLGETVAGGGDLNGDGYADFVIVAPDYDRGTVYLFYGSDVGPTSAPSLTISGEDMGTVGDGRFGAGISVAGDLNGDEYNDLVVGAPRYTDDFLSQEKGRVRYAYGSSSGLLVSFFALGACDQGYCGWGQSVDIGGDVDGDGLSDILIGGDGWNDSYADEGRVDFFFGSTTTPTTTTTTTTTATTTTTTTSTTTTSTTTSSSTTTSSSSTTTSTSSTTTTSSSTTTSSSTTTTAPTTTTTLPGTTTTTVLGTTTTTSPGSTTTTTLGTTTTIPTSTTTTSTTQATTTTTEPTTTTTEPTTTTSVPATTSTTTTTMGGDDNNVDDDATDDESDDDVDGGEGGGGDDGGGGCAC; translated from the coding sequence ATGGCGATGCCCCGAGACCGATTTGCGAAGCACGTCCTTAGTGGATGCGTGTTCATCCTTCTTGTTGCGTGCAGTGAGCCGGAAAATATGCAAGACACCGTCATTTTCTTAGAGAGCGTGGACGACTCGCAAACCATCTCCAACGAAGCGAAGCCACACAACGCGTTCCAGTCGCCTGTAGGCATTGACGACGTTAGTGCGTCTATATTTTCCGATTGGTTTCTTTACGGCGAACAGGCATATGCCCAGCTTGGGCATTCCGTGAGTTTATCCGGGGATTTCAACGGCGACGGATATTCCGACTTGCTTGTCGGTGCCTATGAATACGACGCGGGCCTTGAAAACGAGGGTGTAGCAATCGCCTTCTATGGTTCCGAATTCGGGCCATCGCTCGTTTCAGATTGGTCGGCGGAGGGGAATCAGGCTGGCGCGCGTCTCGGTGTTGTTGTTGATGGGGGCTGCGACTACAACGGGGACGGTTACGATGACGCGCTCGTCGGCGCTTACCGCTACGACAACGGACAATCCGATGAAGGACGTGCGCTGATCTACTTCGGCTCCGCTGACGGCCTTGAATTCTCGGCTGGGTGGACATTTGAGTCAAATCTCAGTCCTGCACGAGCCGGTTCCACGGTCGCTTGTGCCCGTGACGTTAACGGTGACGGGTACGACGACGCACTCGTCGGAGCGGAACAGTTCACCAACGGCAGTGCGAATGAAGGCCGCGCGTTCCTTTTTCTCGGTGGCCCTTCCGGCCCCTCAACTACGGCGGACTGGACATTTGAGCCGAATCAGAACCAAGTCAATTTGGGTTCACGATTCAGTCTGAGCACCGCCGGTGATGTAAATGGCGACGGCTATGACGACATCATTCTTGGCGGAAAAAATTACGACAATGGGCAATCGGACGAAGGCCGAGCTTGGCTTTTCTATGGTTCGGCTAGTGGCCCGGCCGTCACGCCGGATTGGACATTCGAGAACAACCAAGCGAACAGCCACTTGGGGGAGACCGTTGCGGGTGGCGGAGATCTCAACGGGGACGGGTACGCCGACTTCGTAATTGTTGCGCCAGATTATGATCGTGGAACCGTTTATCTTTTCTACGGGTCCGACGTTGGTCCGACCTCCGCTCCGTCCTTGACAATAAGCGGAGAAGACATGGGAACCGTTGGCGACGGTCGCTTCGGAGCCGGTATTTCGGTCGCCGGAGACCTGAACGGTGACGAATACAATGACCTTGTCGTGGGAGCACCGCGATATACAGACGACTTTCTCTCCCAGGAGAAAGGCCGGGTGCGCTACGCTTATGGGAGTTCGTCGGGCCTTTTAGTCTCGTTTTTTGCCTTGGGTGCTTGTGATCAAGGATATTGTGGCTGGGGACAGTCCGTCGATATCGGCGGGGATGTCGATGGCGACGGGCTTTCCGATATTCTAATTGGTGGAGACGGCTGGAATGACTCCTACGCTGATGAAGGACGCGTAGATTTTTTCTTTGGCTCGACCACTACGCCCACTACGACCACGACGACGACCACGACGGCGACCACGACGACGACCACGACATCAACAACAACTACTTCCACCACCACGTCGAGTAGCACGACAACGTCGTCCTCAAGTACGACGACATCGACAAGCAGCACAACAACGACTTCTTCTAGTACAACAACATCGTCGAGCACCACTACGACGGCTCCGACGACCACAACGACACTCCCGGGAACCACCACAACAACAGTACTTGGAACAACAACGACCACGTCGCCCGGATCGACGACCACGACGACGCTGGGAACGACGACGACGATTCCGACGTCAACCACAACAACGAGCACAACCCAGGCAACCACCACCACGACGGAACCAACAACCACCACTACCGAGCCAACTACAACAACGTCTGTACCGGCGACAACCAGCACCACGACAACCACGATGGGCGGTGACGACAACAACGTGGACGATGATGCAACAGACGACGAATCGGACGACGACGTGGACGGTGGCGAAGGGGGCGGCGGTGACGACGGAGGTGGTGGCTGTGCGTGCTAA
- the cysK gene encoding cysteine synthase A encodes MAAVYKDNSFSIGRTPLVQLNRVTDGAKARVLAKIEGRNPAYSVKCRIGAAMIWDAEKSGALKPGMEILEATSGNTGIALAYVGASRGYGVTLTMPETMSLERRKILKVFGAKLELTPGAKGMKGAIERMNELVQENPGKFWVAGQFVNPANPAIHESTTGPEIWDDTNGEIDVLVSGVGTGGTITGVSRFIKNTKGKKIVSVAIEPADSPVITQKRAGEDLKPGPHKIQGIGAGFVPDVLDLSVVDRVETVTNEEAIQYARRLSAEEGILAGISCGAAAAVAIRLAKLPEFEGKTIVTVLPDSGERYLSSVLYDGLFE; translated from the coding sequence ATGGCCGCCGTCTATAAGGACAACAGTTTTTCCATCGGGCGCACGCCCCTCGTCCAACTCAACCGCGTCACCGACGGCGCGAAGGCCCGCGTGCTCGCGAAGATCGAAGGGCGCAATCCGGCGTATTCGGTCAAGTGCCGCATCGGCGCGGCGATGATCTGGGACGCGGAGAAAAGCGGCGCGCTCAAGCCCGGCATGGAGATTCTCGAAGCGACAAGCGGCAACACCGGCATCGCGCTGGCCTACGTGGGCGCGTCGCGCGGCTACGGCGTGACGCTGACCATGCCCGAGACGATGTCGCTGGAACGGCGCAAGATCCTCAAGGTCTTCGGCGCGAAGCTCGAGCTCACGCCGGGCGCGAAGGGCATGAAGGGCGCTATCGAGCGCATGAACGAACTGGTGCAGGAAAACCCGGGCAAGTTCTGGGTCGCGGGTCAGTTCGTGAATCCGGCGAACCCGGCGATCCATGAATCGACGACCGGTCCCGAAATCTGGGACGACACGAACGGCGAGATCGACGTGCTCGTGTCGGGCGTCGGTACCGGCGGCACCATCACGGGCGTGTCGCGCTTCATCAAGAACACCAAGGGCAAGAAGATCGTCTCCGTCGCCATCGAGCCGGCCGATTCGCCGGTCATCACGCAGAAGCGCGCGGGCGAAGACCTCAAGCCCGGTCCGCACAAGATCCAGGGCATCGGCGCGGGGTTCGTGCCCGACGTGCTCGACCTGTCCGTCGTGGACCGCGTCGAGACCGTGACGAACGAAGAAGCCATCCAGTACGCGCGGCGGCTCTCCGCCGAGGAAGGCATCCTCGCGGGCATCTCGTGCGGCGCGGCGGCGGCGGTGGCCATCCGCCTCGCGAAGCTGCCGGAATTCGAAGGCAAGACGATTGTGACCGTTCTGCCCGACTCGGGCGAGCGGTATCTGTCCTCCGTCCTGTACGACGGCTTGTTCGAGTAG
- a CDS encoding polysaccharide biosynthesis/export family protein codes for MTAIAVASYLCVSCAKKPPEPLVSPGELGPPVATDAELAQNADALVQQAKRHRHTYKIGPDDVLRLVVWQREDLSKEGVVRDDGTFYVALAGNVPVADLSVAEAQDAVRQALAKYLRDPQIDLEVKEYRSQKFFASGQFRNPGAYPVKGTTTLLEAIHDAGGVTETGNLGGAYLVRGGQVVPIDFVGMFTRGQTGQNIPLADGDMVYVPSIQATRVFVLGEVIRPSGVPIRSGRITLAQAIVDAGGFNEVTAYKRGIKIIRGGIGSAKVIEVNYDDVLKGKRVDLMILEPGDIVYVPASGLAKWDRVLGQILPNLSRIVVDAAAIDAMNR; via the coding sequence GTGACGGCAATCGCGGTCGCCTCGTACCTGTGCGTTTCGTGCGCGAAAAAACCGCCCGAGCCGCTCGTTTCGCCGGGCGAACTCGGCCCGCCGGTCGCGACCGACGCGGAACTTGCGCAGAACGCCGACGCCCTCGTTCAGCAGGCAAAGCGCCACCGCCATACCTACAAGATCGGTCCGGACGATGTTTTGCGGCTCGTCGTGTGGCAACGCGAGGATCTGTCGAAAGAAGGCGTGGTCCGCGACGACGGCACGTTCTACGTCGCGCTCGCGGGCAATGTTCCGGTCGCGGACCTGTCCGTCGCCGAGGCGCAGGACGCCGTGCGTCAGGCGCTGGCGAAGTATTTGCGCGACCCGCAGATCGATCTCGAGGTCAAGGAGTATCGCAGTCAGAAGTTCTTCGCGTCGGGGCAGTTCCGCAATCCCGGCGCGTACCCCGTCAAGGGTACGACGACGCTGCTAGAGGCGATCCACGACGCGGGCGGCGTGACGGAGACCGGCAACCTCGGCGGCGCGTATCTGGTGCGCGGCGGGCAGGTGGTGCCGATCGACTTCGTCGGCATGTTCACGCGCGGGCAGACCGGCCAGAACATTCCGCTCGCCGACGGCGACATGGTGTACGTGCCGAGCATTCAGGCGACGCGCGTGTTCGTACTCGGTGAGGTGATTCGGCCGTCCGGCGTGCCGATCCGCTCGGGACGTATCACGCTGGCGCAGGCGATCGTCGACGCGGGCGGCTTCAACGAGGTCACGGCGTACAAACGCGGCATCAAGATCATTCGGGGCGGTATCGGCTCGGCGAAGGTGATCGAGGTGAACTACGACGACGTGCTCAAGGGAAAGCGCGTCGATCTGATGATTCTGGAACCCGGCGACATCGTGTACGTGCCGGCCTCGGGCCTCGCCAAATGGGACCGGGTTCTCGGACAGATTTTGCCCAACCTCTCGCGCATCGTGGTGGACGCCGCCGCGATCGACGCGATGAATCGCTGA